Genomic DNA from Verrucomicrobiia bacterium:
GCCGATCGCATAGCAAGCAGGGGCGACAAACCCGACCGCAGGTTTTCCGTCCGCGGCGGCCTGCTGATTGACCAGGGCGGTAAAGCCGGCCCAAAGCGGCGCGGCGATGCTAGTGCCCTCAAAATTTCCTGATAGACCATTAAAATAATTGACCCAGACATTAACGGCTACCAGGGCGACGTCGGGAATGTTACGCTGGGACGTCGATCCGCCGACCGCCGGCAGATTGACACCTTGCTGCCAGCCGGGAACCGAGTAACTGCTGCTGACCCCGCCACCGCTTCCCCAATAGCCACCACCGGGCACACCTCCGTTTTGGCCCCATCCAGGGTTTTGAAACCCCGAATTCCACACGGTCTCCGAAACGTAATTGCTTGCGGTCGCGTCCATAATTAACTGGGTCCCTCCCACGCTGGTAACGTAGCGAGAGTCGCTGGGCGCCGTGATAGGCACCGTATAAGCGTCGCCGTCGCCGGAGGCTTGAAAAAAGGATTGTCCTTGAGCGGCCATCGTCTGGAGGAGGTTGTCACCGCTTGAGTCGAACCCATACCCGACAAAGGAACTGCTGAATTGCTTGATCCCGGCGTATGTGGCCATGCTGCCCAGAATTTCGTCATAGGAATTGCCCTCAAAGACGTACAAACCCGCGAGGCCTGGCGCCATGGAAATTACCATTTCAATGTCCAGCGATACTTCGGCTACGGCGTTGGTGTTGTTATCCGGATAACCGGAAGAGCCGGACAACGAAATCACGGTAATGGGCACATTCGGCAAGCCGGCCCGAGTCTCGTAAGCTCTAATGTCACTGGCGTAAAAACCGTCCATCTCCACCAGGCCCACATACTGGCCGGAACCGTTTAACTTTACTCCCGGCACATATGCGTTCCTGAAATCCTTGCCCTGGTAAGTCCCGAAAGGCCCCGTTCCCGCTGCGCCGCCCGATGGCGGGTTGTTTGGCCGCCGGCGAAGGGCCGTTGTCTGGGCGTAATTGTTCAGTCCGCTGATGCTCAGGATGGGGACATTCGTTGGCACGGACGGTTCGATATCCGGCGCAAAGAACTCCCGCGGCTCGGTCGGATGCTGGTAGGCGCGCAAGTAGATGTGGAATGTCTTCTCAATATCCGACACCGCGGCTGACACATCCACGAGTTGACGGTGGGTAAACGTACTCGTCACCACGAACCCGTTGGTTTGGGCAAAGTGGAGGACGGCCTGGTAATCGGCTTCGGTCGGCCCAAACTGCTGAGTGAACTGCTCCGGCGTCAGGTAACGATGGAAATTGGCGCTGCTCGGATCGTAAAGCTGCTGGAGCAGGTTGGTGAGGGCGCTCTGGTTGCGCAGGGGCAATCCGATGGCCAGGTTCAAGCGCTGGGCAGCCGGCAGCCGGCCCACCGGTTGGAGGTTGAGGCGTTTGATGACTTCCGGCACGTGCCCCCGCAGCGTCGCCGTTTCTGCAGCCGGAGCGGCGCGGGAGCATGAGAAAAGTTCCAGAACGCAGACGACGAGACCTAGCGATTTGCTATCCATAGCCGGGAGCTAATGTCCGATGGTGGAAGGGCCAAACACCGAGATGATAGTCATGGGTTTTGAAATCGTCATAGTTTCGGTCGAATCGCTGGGTTGGGTGCCGGCGTTGATGGCGATGGTCCCGCCGCTCAATACGGCGTTGGTCCCCTCCGCCAGCTTGGAATAGGGGAATGAATAAGTGCCATTTGGGCTCGGGAAGGAGACGTTGAAGTCCACCCAGACCGGTCCGTAAAACGTGACGGGATCCGAGGAAATGCCGTTGGCAATCACCACGAGCGAGTAAGTTGCCGGAACGTCATAAACGCTCGCCGGGAGGGTGACTTCGGTCGTCATGAGCCTGCCGCCGGTCATGACACTAGTGCTGCTCCAGTTAAATGTACGAGCGTAGGTGACGTTCCCCAGACTATCCTTCAAGGCCACGATTGGGTAGTTGCTGGCTTCCTGCGCGTCATCGCCAAAGGTCGAGCCTTCAGAAATGCCATTGAACAATTTGCCGGTCAGGCGCAGCGAACCGTCCTTGTTCCAACCAATGCTATCGATCGTCGGCTTCCCGGAGGCCACCGGGGTCTTGTCAGGCTGGTAAACATAGAGCTGGCCTGACGAAG
This window encodes:
- a CDS encoding S53 family peptidase, translated to MDSKSLGLVVCVLELFSCSRAAPAAETATLRGHVPEVIKRLNLQPVGRLPAAQRLNLAIGLPLRNQSALTNLLQQLYDPSSANFHRYLTPEQFTQQFGPTEADYQAVLHFAQTNGFVVTSTFTHRQLVDVSAAVSDIEKTFHIYLRAYQHPTEPREFFAPDIEPSVPTNVPILSISGLNNYAQTTALRRRPNNPPSGGAAGTGPFGTYQGKDFRNAYVPGVKLNGSGQYVGLVEMDGFYASDIRAYETRAGLPNVPITVISLSGSSGYPDNNTNAVAEVSLDIEMVISMAPGLAGLYVFEGNSYDEILGSMATYAGIKQFSSSFVGYGFDSSGDNLLQTMAAQGQSFFQASGDGDAYTVPITAPSDSRYVTSVGGTQLIMDATASNYVSETVWNSGFQNPGWGQNGGVPGGGYWGSGGGVSSSYSVPGWQQGVNLPAVGGSTSQRNIPDVALVAVNVWVNYFNGLSGNFEGTSIAAPLWAGFTALVNQQAAADGKPAVGFVAPACYAIGEGSQYNNCFHDITVGNNFWPGSPSQFNAAVGYDLCTGWGTPNGAAMIRALEGYAGPVFVDFNYTGSTRNGSYDAPFKTITEATNAVATKGTLFIKTSGSSSETLTISKPMTITTLGATATVGH